One Archangium violaceum genomic window, AGAGGAACTCATCCTCGTACTCCTCCTGCTTCTGCCACTCGGTGGGGGACACTGCGGCTACTGCTTCCGCCAGGGGGGAGTGTTCGGTAAGGACGACGAGTACGCCCAGCGGGGCTCCGACTACATCCGCGCCAAGAACGGACGCGGGGTTTATCGCAACTTCGGACACCCCCATCTGGAGCAGATCCGCGACATGGTGCGGCAGATGGCCGAGTTCCCGGGCGGCCCGGTACAGAACTTCAGCCCGAAGGCGAAAGAGGAAAACGGCAAGCCGGTGGGGCAGAGCACTCCCTATATCTGGGAGGCGCACCACATCCTTCCGGGCTCTGCCTTCTATTACGAGACCGCCAGAGGCCCCTGCTTTACCTACCAGCAGCTCCGGCTCATCCTGCTGACCGACTACAACCTCAACCACGGCCACAACATCATCATGCTCCCCAAGGAGTCCTGGGCCGTGCCCGTCCACACCCTGCTCCAGCACCCGGGCGACCA contains:
- a CDS encoding AHH domain-containing protein yields the protein MFGKDDEYAQRGSDYIRAKNGRGVYRNFGHPHLEQIRDMVRQMAEFPGGPVQNFSPKAKEENGKPVGQSTPYIWEAHHILPGSAFYYETARGPCFTYQQLRLILLTDYNLNHGHNIIMLPKESWAVPVHTLLQHPGDHPRYTQRVMGRLKDISKDIQAKIDKGEDHKDVELDLFEQLKDLEEEFWDFIVGLSEVVVAAVTSGQTYVHDNVRFAPEKGSSTYENGALF